The following proteins are co-located in the Oncorhynchus gorbuscha isolate QuinsamMale2020 ecotype Even-year linkage group LG22, OgorEven_v1.0, whole genome shotgun sequence genome:
- the LOC124009157 gene encoding calsequestrin-1-like, whose product MNWSWVLMAVLLSCGGLSWGEQGLDFPEYDGMDRVIELTTKNYKSVMKTHDVMVLYYHEHPGSDAVAQKQFEIEELALELAAQVLDDLDDEDIGFGLVDEKKGSVVAQKLGLEEADSIYIFTENEIIEYDGELAADTIVEFVYDVLEDPVEIIENDPEVKGFHNIEEDIKLVGYFKSEKSEHYLAYVDAAEEFHPHIKFFATFTPKVAKDLGLKVNEVDFYEPFIDEPIVIPGKPYTEEELVEYIEDHDRPTLRKMEPDNMYEIWEDDIDGEHIIAFAEEDDPDGFEFLEILKEVAEEHNDNPNLSIVWIDPDDFPLLVPYWEKTFGIDLGSPQIGVVDVEDADSVWMKIDNDDDLPSADELEEWIEDVLSDEIDPDDDDDDNDDEDDDDDDE is encoded by the exons aTGAATTGGAGCTGGGTGCTTATGGCAGTCCTTCTGTCTTGCGGGGGACTGTCATGGGGTGAGCAGGGTTTGGACTTCCCTGAGTACGATGGGATGGACCGGGTCATCGAGCTGACTACCAAGAACTACAAGTCTGTGATGAAGACGCATGATGTGATGGTTCTTTACTACCATGAGCATCCCGGATCCGATGCCGTTGCCCAGAAACAGTTTGAAATCGAGGAACTGGCCCTGGAG CTTGCAGCTCAGGTACTTGATGACCTTGACGATGAGGATATTGGATTTGGCCTTGTTGATGAGAAGAAGGGCAGTGTTGTTGCTCAGAAACTAG GACTTGAGGAGGCCGACAGCATCTACATTTTCACCGAGAACGAGATCATTGAGTACGATGGGGAGCTTGCTGCAGACACAATTGTGGAGTTCGTCTATGAT GTTCTTGAAGACCCAGTTGAGATCATTGAGAACGATCCGGAGGTTAAAGGTTTCCATAACATTGAGGAGGATATCAAACTGGTTGGCTACTTTAAGAGTGAAAAGTCTGAAC ATTATTTGGCCTATGTGGACGCGGCTGAGGAGTTCCATCCACACATCAAGTTCTTCGCTACATTCACTCCCAAG GTTGCCAAGGATCTGGGCCTGAAGGTGAATGAGGTGGACTTCTATGAACCCTTTATAGATGAACCCATAGTTATCCCCGGAAAGCCCTACACAGAGGAGGAGCTTGTCGAGTACATCGAGGATCACGACAG ACCAACCCTGAGGAAGATGGAGCCTGATAACATGTATGAGATCTGG GAGGATGACATCGATGGTGAGCACATCATTGCATTTGCAGAAGAGGATGATCCAG ATGGTTTTGAGTTCCTGGAAATCCTAAAGGAAGTAGCAGAGGAGCACAATGATAATCCCAACCTCAGCATTGTCTGGATTGATCCAGATGACTTCCCGCTG CTTGTCCCATACTGGGAGAAGACCTTTGGAATTGACCTGGGCTCTCCCCAGATTGGTGTTGTGGATGTTGAAGAT GCTGACAGTGTATGGATGAAGATCGACAATGATGACGACCTACCAAGCGCAGATGAGCTTGAGGAATGGATTGAAGATGTTCTTTCAGATGAAATTGATCcagatgacgatgatgacgacaaTGATGATgaagacgatgatgatgatgatgagtaa